From one Bos indicus x Bos taurus breed Angus x Brahman F1 hybrid chromosome 7, Bos_hybrid_MaternalHap_v2.0, whole genome shotgun sequence genomic stretch:
- the TRIM52 gene encoding tripartite motif-containing protein 52 isoform X3, whose amino-acid sequence MAGSATTPNPLQTLQEEAVCAICLDYFKDPVSIGCGHNFCRGCVTQLWGKEDNEQDREEEEDEWEEDEDDEEAVGAIGGWGNSIREVLYQGNADEELFQDQEDDEPWVGDGGIRDSMDYVWDQEEDTNYYLGGLRHDLRINVYLQEEEILEEYDEDDEELYPDTHLAPPPAPPRQFTCPQCRKSFKRRSFRPNLQLANMVQIIRQMCPTPNRESRVNDQDICSKHQEALKLYCEVDKEAICVICRESRSHKQHSVVPLDEAVHEYKVAKGGSQNIF is encoded by the coding sequence ATGGCTGGCAGTGCCACTACTCCTAATCCCTTGCAGACACTTCAGGAGGAAGCCGTGTGTGCCATCTGCCTGGATTACTTCAAGGATCCCGTGTCCATCGGCTGTGGTCATAACTTTTGCCGTGGGTGTGTGACCCAGCTGTGGGGCAAGGAAGATAATGAGCAAgacagggaggaagaggaagatgaatGGGAGGAGGACGAGGACGACGAGGAGGCAGTAGGGGCCATCGGTGGATGGGGCAACTCCATTCGGGAGGTTTTATACCAGGGGAATGCTGACGAGGAGTTGTTCCAGGACCAAGAGGATGATGAACCCTGGGTCGGTGACGGTGGCATAAGGGACAGCATGGATTATGTGTGGGACCAGGAGGAAGATACGAACTACTACCTGGGAGGCTTGAGACATGACCTGAGAATTAACGTCTACCTGCAAGAGGAGGAGATTTTGGAAGAATACGATGAGGACGACGAAGAGCTGTACCCTGACACTCACCTGGCCCCGCCTCCAGCCCCTCCACGGCAGTTCACCTGCCCCCAATGCCGAAAGAGCTTTAAGCGTCGCAGCTTTCGTCCCAACTTGCAACTGGCGAACATGGTCCAGATAATTCGCCAGATGTGTCCCACTCCTAATCGAGAGAGCCGGGTGAATGATCAGGACATCTGCTCCAAACACCAGGAAGCTCTGAAACTTTACTGTGAGGTGGACAAAGAGGCCATCTGTGTGATATGTCGAGAATCCAGGAGCCACAAACAGCATAGTGTGGTGCCATTAGACGAAGCGGTGCACGAGTACAAG
- the TRIM52 gene encoding tripartite motif-containing protein 52 isoform X2 has product MAGSATTPNPLQTLQEEAVCAICLDYFKDPVSIGCGHNFCRGCVTQLWGKEDNEQDREEEEDEWEEDEDDEEAVGAIGGWGNSIREVLYQGNADEELFQDQEDDEPWVGDGGIRDSMDYVWDQEEDTNYYLGGLRHDLRINVYLQEEEILEEYDEDDEELYPDTHLAPPPAPPRQFTCPQCRKSFKRRSFRPNLQLANMVQIIRQMCPTPNRESRVNDQDICSKHQEALKLYCEVDKEAICVICRESRSHKQHSVVPLDEAVHEYKEKKMEKLVKPCIPSAAITLRGN; this is encoded by the coding sequence ATGGCTGGCAGTGCCACTACTCCTAATCCCTTGCAGACACTTCAGGAGGAAGCCGTGTGTGCCATCTGCCTGGATTACTTCAAGGATCCCGTGTCCATCGGCTGTGGTCATAACTTTTGCCGTGGGTGTGTGACCCAGCTGTGGGGCAAGGAAGATAATGAGCAAgacagggaggaagaggaagatgaatGGGAGGAGGACGAGGACGACGAGGAGGCAGTAGGGGCCATCGGTGGATGGGGCAACTCCATTCGGGAGGTTTTATACCAGGGGAATGCTGACGAGGAGTTGTTCCAGGACCAAGAGGATGATGAACCCTGGGTCGGTGACGGTGGCATAAGGGACAGCATGGATTATGTGTGGGACCAGGAGGAAGATACGAACTACTACCTGGGAGGCTTGAGACATGACCTGAGAATTAACGTCTACCTGCAAGAGGAGGAGATTTTGGAAGAATACGATGAGGACGACGAAGAGCTGTACCCTGACACTCACCTGGCCCCGCCTCCAGCCCCTCCACGGCAGTTCACCTGCCCCCAATGCCGAAAGAGCTTTAAGCGTCGCAGCTTTCGTCCCAACTTGCAACTGGCGAACATGGTCCAGATAATTCGCCAGATGTGTCCCACTCCTAATCGAGAGAGCCGGGTGAATGATCAGGACATCTGCTCCAAACACCAGGAAGCTCTGAAACTTTACTGTGAGGTGGACAAAGAGGCCATCTGTGTGATATGTCGAGAATCCAGGAGCCACAAACAGCATAGTGTGGTGCCATTAGACGAAGCGGTGCACGAGTACAAG